The following is a genomic window from Malus sylvestris chromosome 12, drMalSylv7.2, whole genome shotgun sequence.
TATGAGAATTGAAAAAAACCCCAAATCTGGGAATTGCAAAAATACCACATTTGGGAATTGCATAACACCCAAAGAGAAGGGCAAGAGGTGGAAAGGGGAGGAGAAGGTTTGACTAAGCTTGAAATggggagaagaaaaatgaaagggagagagagaggacagaGATGGAGCAGAGTTCAATTTGACGGAAACGATGGGATACATGAGAAATGAAAGTAAAGATACATagtggagagagagtgagtgagaaaaaaaattgtagattaataatagtaaaatattagtaaatatgaattaaaattttgaataacaattgaatttaataaaaaaaaaagttcttgacttagtccgacactgcaacCATCGCATCActaagtcagtccagcttagtccttgaagccAGTCCAGTTCGAGACAGTCTAGTGCAACAAATACACCCTAAATGTCTAAACATATTTGCTGTCAGCCATTGCAGTAAAGTGTCATATGCAGGGGGATTTGAGAGAGAAGGGCTAAGGAACTCCACTAGAAAATGTACCTCATAAAAGATATCAAAGCTTGGGATGATATTGCGGAAGTATTTCAAATCAATCTTATATTgtaatgtgttttaactttttatttgaTAGTGCGTTTTTAACTTTAGATACTACCACAATAGAATCTAGATAATAAGTAATAGAAAAATGTTGACTATTCTCAGTGTCACGGTATGAATGAGACGCTTAATTTGATTTATCTCTCACTCATCACAAGATTCACAACATTTCAGAGGTTTCACAACAAATACAGTTAGATTAAAAATTGTAACAAAAGTGAATAAACAAATACTCCCAAACAAGATGGTAAAATCAGTATTGGAAGCATCCCTATATTATTCTCATTATCATTTTTAATTAGTGTGACCGTGGGACTGCCTCTTACTTACTATGAATATATAACAATGCACATACACATAATATGAGTGGATTGATAAGTCATATGATGGCGATATGAGTAAATTAATAACATTATTTGACAGTATTTCGATGATAGTTACACcaaaaaaatttatcaaaaagaaaatgaaaccaCAAATAAAAAAGCACATTGAAATGAGAATAGAGCATGTACAAAGAAAGAGGGATGAGTTAGGATCAGAGTAGTTACAAaatttgcttccacccattgtAACCACAAAATAGAAGAAACTTTTATAGCAAGAGTTCATTACAAATTAATTTGATTCCCTAAGCTTTAGTGGTGATTTCACTTTGGTCCGCAAAAATCTTGCCGTACAAAGTTGGTCAACAATTCGTGAATTATATAATTTGCCAAGATTAGCGGTCGActatttcaacaaaaaaaaaactctttgaCATCACATCCCTGTAACACCGAAACGATCACTTAGATTGTGACATGTGTAAACATATCTAAATACCATTTGATCAAATCGATTATTACCTAAggtgaaaaatattttttctagttCGAACAATATTACCTACTCCTAAATTCTAAATATAAGTATTCACATGCTAGTAGATGAACAATGTATATTTTTCTTACAGTAATGCCTTTAAAAGTAGTCACGTGTTATGTTGTTAACTTTTGTAATGAAGTTCAATTTATGCCCTTATTAAATGCATAGTGAAAAGGGTACGGATTTAGGATTTAGGATTTAGGGACCAATTTGAGacagaaaaaaattgaaggacCAAAGAGAAGAAAGCTCAAAAGTTTAGGGAAATTATGAAGTTTCAAATTTAAAGCAATGTAAAAttaggacacgtgtcaaaggGAAAGACGGCAAGGGAGAATTGGAGGCTGGCAAATCTCCCAGTGTGATAAGACGGTACGGAAATGTTAAGCCATGAGATGATCAGCCTGCAGCAGGTTTGCATTGGATTGGAATATTCTTTTGGTTTCTGGGATGTGCTGCTGCAAATGGATATTCAAGCTCGAATAGGAAGCTTATCATCCTCCTCTCACAACTTTCGGACCTCTCGAAAACATAACTCTTCATCTTCTTGTCCATCTTCTTGCTACTCGCCATTGAAGCCCTTGTGTTCCAGAAGGGATTCTCAGGAGCCCCAACAAAACGGTGACAACAAGGGTATGCTTACTAACTGCAGCTTTACTAAATGATATAATTAGCTTTTAATTACTATTAGTTAACTTAacttttgtatttgttaattatcaGTTTCTGGATGTAAGAATTACTTCAAGTGTGATGTGCTTCTGATTATTTTGCATTTCCCATCAAGTTTTGGTTTGGTCATCGCTTGACCGTTGGTGCTGTTTGGAATTTTGGATGAGTTGGATTTACCAGTTTTAATTAAGATTATTAGCTTATTAATTCATTGTTCATCTTTCGGGTTTCTGAAGGAAGTTGAGGTCGACCAAAAAATTCAGGACTTGGAGTGTGACTTAATTCGTTTCAAGTCCCTGAgacaattcttcacattctcacAGTGTCGTTACAATGAGTTGCATGCTATTCTAATTAAACCAAAGAATACACTAGGGATGGCAGTGAGATTCATGTCTTAACATTATGCATATGGATGATATAATGATCTTGTTTTAAAAGGCAATTAAAGGAGAGAGAGGGTTAAAAGAAAGTTTCATCAGTGGGTAGTATGTATGCGCTCTCAACTCTCACAATCGCTTCATCACTCAAAAGCAATATTCGATGGATAGATGTGAGAGAGCGGCTTATACAACCACCCACCCTCTTAATTTGGCCCAATCTCAATGGTAATATATCATGTTCTTTGCCACTATTAAGTGGTTACCAACTAGCTCTTAGTCGTTGCTATTTCTTTTCTCAGCGAACAAGAAGTCCTCTTAAGTTTGAATTCTCAAGGTGATTTAGCTGCTTCTAACCATAAAACTGACCATATGATGGTTGAATGTCGATCATCCAAATACCTCCTCAGGTGATAAATTCTCAACAGATTGGGACAAGGCATGGGCAAACATAAGGAAACAaggcaaaaacaaaaagaagggTGGCTTCTTCTCAGGGTTTTCTTCTCCAAACAAGTACGTGAGCTGGAACCCTAGGCAGTCCAATTACCCACTGTCTGAGGAGGTTGATCCAATCAAGAGGACAGAAAGGTCCAACCTCATGCTATGGACTAGTCCAAGGTTTACCCTAGCAGGAGCCAT
Proteins encoded in this region:
- the LOC126591739 gene encoding uncharacterized protein LOC126591739; this encodes MLSHEMISLQQVCIGLEYSFGFWDVLLQMDIQARIGSLSSSSHNFRTSRKHNSSSSCPSSCYSPLKPLCSRRDSQEPQQNGDNKGDKFSTDWDKAWANIRKQGKNKKKGGFFSGFSSPNKYVSWNPRQSNYPLSEEVDPIKRTERSNLMLWTSPRFTLAGAIVIVTFLLVYTILYPLK